A region from the Arachis ipaensis cultivar K30076 chromosome B01, Araip1.1, whole genome shotgun sequence genome encodes:
- the LOC107643831 gene encoding uncharacterized protein LOC107643831: MQEMFSVYMENRAQMPFIELYINFEQSEADRNIEREDYNSDSEEEFESNYEVVGQEGDEVQGDGTWEASVTDVANALANDHPFEEPSFMRALDLEAMHAPEFPDYMNAEIPIVADGEFAVGMEFSSREAVIMAMKDYTIRRGVDYRVYESEPLTFYAKCTQYGSGCDWLIRVSMISRKYCWVIRRYNGSHTCTRATISQDHSKLDSNTIAEAIKPLVEADPSIKVKSVIAEVQSKFNYTISYRKAWLAKQKAVEKIFGGWEASYEALPIWFEAMCHKEPSAFVHFETMPAYQGDDLVTDIRVLSRVFWSYYPCIRAFRHCKPVVQVDGTHLYGKYKGCLLVAVSQDGNNNIVPIAFAIVEGETSDAWHFFLSNLRQHVVTRDGVGLISDRHESINAAVARSNGAWSPPRAFHMFCIRHIESNFLRKFKAPYLQKLVVNIGYSRTFREYELRFQRLRERGEAYTNWLSRIPREQYALAFDGGYRWGHMTTNLVECINSVLKGARNLPITALVKATFYRLNELFTRKRAEAEARINAGHVFSEIVTSKLHANQLASGNIQVRCFDRQNEVFEVREMPSGVEYAVDLRRHRCDCGEFQVDRIPCRHVFACCANQRLDWQGYVHDVYKMDQIRRVYRARFRPLGNPTTWPAYNGPRFVPNPFLRRVAKGRPRMTRFLNEMDTRMLRGPRRCRQCGAEGHSRSRCRQARGNNAQ; encoded by the exons atgcaagagatgttttcagTGTATATGGAAAATCGCGCTCAGATGCCGTTCATTGAGTTGTATATTAACTTTGAGCAATCTGAGGCCGACCGAAATATCGAACGAGAAGATTACAATAGTGATAGTGAAGAAGAGTTTGAAAGCAATTACGAAGTTGTTGGTCAAGAGGGAGATGAAGTTCAAGGTGACGGCACTTGGGAGGCAAGTGTGACGGACGTGGCAAATGCGTTGGCGAACGACCATCCGTTTGAGGAACCATCTTTCATGCGAGCGTTggatttggaagccatgcatgctCCGGAGTTTCCTGATTATATGAATGCAG AAATTCCTATCgtcgcagatggtgaatttgcTGTTGGAATGGAATTCAGTTCCAGGGAAGCTGTTATTATGGCGATGAAAGATTATACTATTCGAAGAGGTGTAGACTACAGAGTGTATGAGTCGGAGCCGCTAACCTTTTACGCCAAGTGCACGCAGTATGGATCAGgttgtgattggcttatcagggtTAGCATGATCAGCAGAAAGTACTGTTGGGTTATAAGGAGGTATAATGGTAGTCACACTTGTACTAGAGCAACCATATCACAGGATCATTCGAAGCTGGATTCGAACACTATTGCAGAAGCGATAAAGCCGTTGGTCGAGGCTGACCCGTCAATAAAGGTGAAATCAGTTATTGCTGAAGTGCAGTCAAAGTTCAATTACACCATCAGCTATcggaaagcatggttggctaagcaaaagGCAGTGGAAAAGATTTTTGGAGGTTGGGAAGCATCGTACGAAGCTTTGCCCATATGGTTTGAGGCAATGTGTCATAAGGAGCCATCAGCATTCGTCCACTTTGAGACTATGCCTGCATATCAAGGTGATGACTTGGTTACTGATATTCGGGTGTTGTCTCGAGTTTTCTGGAGTTACTATCCATGTATTAGAGCATTCAGACATTGTAAACCCGTTGTCCAGGTAGATGGGACCCACTTGTATGGAAAGTATAAGGGTTGTCTGTTGGTTGCGGTTTCACAGGATGGTAACAACAATATTGTCCCAATTGCATTCGCTATtgtggagggagagacttctgatgcatGGCACTTCTTTCTTAGCAACCTGCGACAACATGTGGTTACTCGAGATGGTGTGGGACTGATCTCTGACCGACACGAATCCATTAATGCAGCTGTGGCCCGCAGTAACGGAGCTTGGTCGCCTCCTAGAGCCTTCCACATGTTTTGCATCAGGCATATAGAGTCGAATTTTTTAAGGAAGTTTAAGGCACCTTACCTGCAGAAACTTGTGGTCAATATAG GATATTCGAGGACATTCCGCGAGTACGAGTTGCGTTTCCAGCGTTTACGGGAGCGGGGTGAGGCTTATACTAACTGGTTAAGCCGTATCCCCCGCGAACAGTATGCGTTGGCGTTCGACGGTGGTTACAGATGGGGACACATGACCACGAATCTAGTGGAATGCATCAACTCAGTCTTGAAGGGGGCACGAAATCTCCCTATCACTGCACTTGTCAAGGCGACGTTCTACAGGCTTAATGAGTTGTTCACACGAAAACGAGCCGAGGCGGAGGCTCGGATTAATGCTGGACATGTTTTCTCTGAGATTGTGACCTCCAAATTGCATGCAAATCAACTTGCATCAGGAAACATCCAGGTGAGGTGTTTCGACAGACAGAATGAGGTCTTTGAGGTGCGTGAGATGCCAAGTGGAGTGGAGTACGCCGTCGACCTCCGTCGACACCGATGTGACTGTGGTGAGTTCCAGGTGGATCGTATTCCTTGTCGACATGTGTTTGCATGTTGTGCGAATCAACGGCTAGATTGGCAAGGGTATGTACATGACGTTTATAAGATGGACCAAATTCGACGCGTTTACCGAGCCAGGTTTAGGCCACTTGGGAATCCTACTACATGGCCTGCATATAATGGGCCTCGATTCGTGCCCAATCCGTTCTTGCGACGGGTTGCCAAAGGTCGTCCAAGGATGACTCGTTTCTTGAACGAGATGGACACAAGAATGCTACGTGGTCCTAGGAGGTGTAGGCAATGTGGGGCTGAGGGCCACAGCCGTAGTAGATGCCGTCAAGCCAGAGGCAACAATGCTCAGTAG